The following are encoded together in the Parabacteroides chongii genome:
- a CDS encoding glycoside hydrolase family 9 protein encodes MKRTLIGIYLLASVFSLTAQEFKLNSSGYFNNGGVDVMSFNDFYPEGHQGGVSLIMHGNRIATNGDIRLEATPGQWQPVPKQLDRIVDNTSNTIITRLSYPDSSRHMTGFNPMIYPDLQFNYTVRVEGKGGNIVVTVDLDRPIPADFAGKVGFNLELFPGDLFGKPWIMDEQDGIFPQQPNGPTLNVRSNHQHTGNYCSFTKESGLLADRKQLAGDGSSYNPIVADDLIAEPYAVGHCYTVRPDDAYNKFTILSENTELKLYDGRMNHNNGWFVVRSEIPAGVTKGAVCWTITPNVVKDWLYTPVIQTSQVGYHPAQPKEAIIELDSRDSARPEAILYRLTAKGEEKIHAVAPQPWGNFLRYNYLKFDFTDVKEEGLYRIRYGNSVSSVFRIARNIYERGVWQPVLEYFLPVQMCHMRVNEKYRVWHDYCHLDDARMAPALNHIDGYTQNASTLTKYAPGDIVPGLNIGGWHDAGDFDLRVESQAGESYILALAYEAFCEDYDVTSIDHHNRITEIHQPDGKPDLLQQVENGALTVVGGYRALGRLYRGIICNDLRQYVMLGDAGAMTDNVIGNADDRWVFTEDNPSRELSTAAALATVSRVLKGFNDTLSVQSLQAARELFDRTRVTDRSEINKLQAAVELYLATHEDGYKKYILGQQKLIVDNIARTGWFIGRADQAIKDKKFTENIRKALAAFRRELEEQKKETPYGVPYKPSIWGAGWDIQSFGYQQYFLVQAYPDLFGPELLYSALNFVLGCHPGSNTASFASGVGANSATVAYGLNRADWSYIPGGVISGTAMIRPDFPELLTFPFLWQQTEYVMGGGSSHYMFLVLAVRQLLESK; translated from the coding sequence ATGAAACGAACACTTATCGGCATATATTTACTGGCTTCTGTCTTCTCCTTGACGGCTCAGGAGTTCAAGCTCAATTCATCCGGATACTTCAACAACGGGGGAGTAGATGTAATGTCGTTCAACGATTTCTATCCCGAAGGCCATCAGGGGGGCGTCAGCCTTATCATGCATGGTAACCGGATCGCTACCAACGGTGATATCCGTCTCGAAGCAACACCGGGACAATGGCAGCCGGTGCCAAAACAACTGGATCGCATTGTAGATAATACTTCCAACACGATCATCACGCGACTTTCCTATCCCGATTCTTCCCGTCATATGACAGGTTTTAATCCGATGATCTACCCTGACCTCCAATTCAATTATACGGTCCGTGTAGAAGGGAAAGGCGGGAATATCGTAGTGACAGTCGACCTCGACCGACCTATCCCGGCAGACTTCGCAGGTAAGGTCGGTTTTAATCTCGAACTTTTTCCGGGCGATCTTTTCGGCAAACCTTGGATCATGGATGAACAGGACGGTATTTTTCCACAACAGCCTAACGGACCTACTTTAAATGTACGTTCCAATCATCAGCATACAGGTAATTACTGTTCTTTTACGAAAGAAAGCGGCCTCTTGGCTGACCGGAAACAGCTGGCGGGAGACGGTTCATCTTATAATCCCATCGTCGCCGACGATCTGATAGCCGAACCTTATGCGGTTGGACATTGTTACACCGTTCGCCCTGACGACGCTTACAACAAATTTACCATCTTATCGGAAAACACAGAATTAAAATTATACGACGGACGTATGAACCATAATAACGGTTGGTTTGTCGTCCGCAGCGAAATCCCCGCCGGAGTGACGAAAGGCGCTGTCTGCTGGACTATCACTCCGAATGTAGTAAAAGATTGGCTGTATACGCCTGTTATCCAGACTTCACAGGTCGGTTATCACCCGGCGCAGCCGAAAGAAGCGATAATCGAGTTGGATAGCCGCGATAGCGCACGTCCTGAAGCTATATTATACCGTCTTACGGCAAAAGGAGAGGAGAAAATCCATGCCGTAGCCCCACAGCCGTGGGGAAACTTCCTGCGTTACAACTATCTTAAATTTGATTTCACGGACGTGAAGGAGGAAGGACTTTACCGGATTCGTTACGGAAACTCGGTCTCTTCTGTTTTTCGCATCGCCCGGAATATCTATGAACGGGGCGTATGGCAGCCGGTCCTGGAATATTTTCTTCCGGTACAAATGTGCCACATGCGGGTGAACGAAAAATATCGGGTATGGCACGACTATTGTCATTTGGACGATGCCCGTATGGCTCCCGCCCTGAATCATATCGACGGATATACGCAGAATGCTTCTACTTTGACAAAGTATGCCCCGGGGGATATCGTTCCGGGATTAAATATCGGCGGATGGCATGACGCGGGTGATTTCGACCTGCGCGTAGAATCGCAAGCCGGTGAATCTTATATCCTGGCATTGGCTTATGAGGCTTTTTGCGAGGATTATGATGTCACCTCCATCGATCATCATAACCGGATCACCGAGATCCATCAGCCGGATGGTAAACCGGACCTGTTACAACAGGTCGAGAATGGTGCCTTAACCGTAGTGGGAGGCTATCGTGCTCTGGGCCGCCTGTATCGTGGAATTATTTGCAACGACCTGCGCCAGTATGTCATGCTGGGCGATGCCGGTGCCATGACCGACAATGTGATCGGTAATGCCGACGACCGCTGGGTATTCACCGAAGATAACCCTTCCCGCGAATTAAGCACTGCCGCCGCCCTGGCTACCGTCTCCCGTGTGTTGAAAGGCTTCAACGATACCCTGAGCGTACAATCTTTGCAGGCCGCCCGCGAATTGTTTGATCGGACTCGTGTGACCGATCGTTCGGAAATAAATAAGTTACAGGCTGCCGTAGAACTTTATCTGGCAACTCACGAGGATGGATACAAAAAATATATCCTCGGCCAACAGAAACTGATCGTTGATAACATCGCCCGTACAGGCTGGTTTATCGGACGCGCCGATCAGGCCATCAAGGATAAAAAATTTACAGAGAACATACGCAAGGCACTCGCCGCTTTCCGCCGCGAACTGGAAGAACAGAAAAAGGAAACCCCGTATGGCGTCCCTTATAAGCCGAGCATTTGGGGAGCAGGCTGGGATATCCAGTCGTTCGGCTATCAACAGTATTTTCTCGTGCAGGCTTACCCTGACCTGTTCGGGCCGGAGTTGCTTTACAGCGCGCTCAACTTCGTGCTGGGCTGTCATCCGGGTAGCAATACCGCCTCCTTCGCTTCGGGGGTGGGAGCCAATTCGGCAACGGTAGCCTATGGCTTGAACCGTGCAGATTGGTCTTATATCCCCGGTGGTGTGATCTCCGGGACTGCCATGATCCGTCCGGATTTCCCCGAACTGCTGACTTTCCCATTCCTCTGGCAACAGACAGAATATGTGATGGGAGGAGGTTCCTCGCACTATATGTTCCTGGTACTTGCCGTCCGTCAATTATTGGAAAGCAAATAA